From Luteolibacter sp. Y139, one genomic window encodes:
- a CDS encoding iron chaperone produces the protein MGKQPAPESIDAYLASLSPEVREVLETVRRIVKEEIPEATETIGYQMPAFKVERIFFYFAAFKKHLGIFPPVKGDDALLRELAPYLGPKNNLKFSFDQPVPYELIRRAVRTLAKQYARR, from the coding sequence ATGGGCAAGCAACCGGCACCCGAGTCCATCGACGCTTATCTGGCCTCGCTGTCGCCTGAGGTTCGCGAGGTCCTTGAGACGGTGCGACGCATCGTGAAGGAAGAGATTCCAGAAGCGACGGAGACCATCGGCTACCAAATGCCTGCGTTCAAGGTGGAGCGGATCTTCTTCTACTTTGCAGCGTTCAAGAAGCATCTGGGCATTTTCCCGCCGGTGAAGGGTGATGATGCCTTGCTCAGGGAGCTCGCGCCTTATTTGGGGCCGAAGAACAACCTGAAGTTCTCCTTCGACCAGCCCGTCCCCTACGAGTTGATCCGGCGGGCGGTGAGGACGCTGGCGAAACAATACGCGAGGCGTTGA
- a CDS encoding DEAD/DEAH box helicase: MAGEKCEVTLWSSGDGWDFESTCSCEMRSFCPHAAALLDEAGKPKNVSRVLDGRPVRSSHSALPSAIGNQVDPADLPHLEITPTFQLNVIREETKAKIVGLLLQALKIPDNGDWVVARPVAIYGEHRISLGGIPGPREHRIDTPQGPLVIRRDIAAEMNAILSLQQAGLASLAGHSQFRFLLGLAGKGKSAGVNESGLWFPNPSHGALAEFWPWLRATGGPILESSGWTVSFDDEVGHEIIDLDPDNFVYQLEDDGTGWFHLSVGFDVAGKRLDLLPILAQLLERGAMETTLEFPADGHFLHHLEDGRALRLPAARIRRILKQFAALIDPRRFKGSKLKLHPLDAAAIATSDELGIQAPERLAELASKLTNFSGIEKTAQPDGIKAELREYQMAGFRWMQFLARHELHGILADDMGLGKTLQTITHIFAEKESGRSQGKPTLVIAPTSVVPNWRAEVTKFAPSLRILMLDGPQRKKYFRSIPYADLVLTSYALIQRDIEALKGYTFHLAVLDEAQYVKNPTSKMAQAVCQLDARHRLCLSGTPVENHLGELWSLMKFLMPGFLGGQEDFNRRFRNPIEKDGDEDRRLALKTRVAPLILRRNKTEVAKELPPKTILIHPVELNTGQKDLYETVRATMDKRVRQSIAIKGLEGSRMVFLEALLKLRQICCEPKLLKFEGESKLEADSAGSAKLDYLAELLETLIEEGRRILIFSQFTSMLELIEQLLQLRKTPYLKLTGESKNRGELVEKFQTGNYPVFLISLKAGGTGLNLTAADTVIHYDPWWNPAAEAQATDRAYRIGQTQPVFVHKLICQGTVEERIHQLQAKKSQLADSLLSDAARAAAPDEGTLAALLAPLG, encoded by the coding sequence GTGGCCGGGGAGAAGTGCGAGGTGACACTGTGGTCGAGCGGCGATGGCTGGGACTTCGAAAGCACGTGCTCCTGCGAGATGCGCAGTTTCTGCCCGCATGCCGCGGCGCTGCTCGATGAGGCGGGCAAGCCGAAGAATGTCTCACGGGTGCTCGATGGCCGGCCTGTCCGCAGCAGCCATTCCGCGCTGCCCTCAGCTATTGGCAATCAGGTCGACCCTGCGGATCTGCCGCATCTGGAAATCACACCGACGTTTCAGCTCAACGTCATTCGTGAAGAGACCAAGGCCAAGATCGTGGGCCTGCTTCTCCAGGCGCTGAAGATCCCGGACAATGGGGATTGGGTCGTGGCGCGGCCGGTGGCGATCTACGGTGAGCATCGTATTTCGCTCGGGGGAATTCCCGGGCCGCGTGAGCATCGCATCGACACGCCCCAAGGACCGCTGGTGATTCGCCGCGACATCGCGGCGGAGATGAATGCGATCCTCTCGCTCCAGCAGGCCGGCCTCGCCAGCCTGGCCGGGCATTCGCAGTTCCGCTTCCTGCTTGGTCTCGCGGGCAAGGGGAAGTCGGCCGGGGTCAACGAGTCCGGCTTGTGGTTCCCGAATCCCAGCCATGGGGCGCTTGCGGAGTTCTGGCCGTGGCTGCGCGCCACCGGCGGTCCCATTCTCGAAAGCAGCGGCTGGACCGTCAGCTTCGATGATGAGGTGGGGCACGAGATCATCGATCTCGATCCGGACAACTTCGTCTATCAACTGGAAGACGATGGCACCGGTTGGTTCCACCTTTCGGTCGGCTTCGATGTCGCGGGCAAGCGGCTGGATCTGCTGCCGATCCTCGCGCAGTTGTTAGAGCGTGGTGCGATGGAGACGACGCTGGAGTTTCCCGCGGATGGTCATTTCCTTCATCACCTTGAGGACGGGCGTGCGCTGCGCCTGCCCGCGGCGCGCATTCGCCGGATCTTGAAACAATTCGCGGCGCTGATCGATCCGCGGCGCTTCAAAGGCTCGAAGCTGAAGCTTCACCCGCTGGATGCCGCGGCGATCGCGACTTCGGACGAGCTTGGCATTCAGGCTCCCGAGCGGCTCGCCGAACTCGCGAGCAAGCTCACCAATTTCTCCGGCATCGAGAAGACGGCCCAGCCTGACGGCATCAAGGCGGAGCTGCGCGAGTACCAGATGGCGGGCTTCCGCTGGATGCAGTTCCTCGCGCGCCATGAACTGCACGGCATCCTGGCGGATGACATGGGCCTCGGCAAAACGCTGCAGACCATCACCCATATTTTTGCGGAGAAAGAGAGCGGACGTTCACAGGGCAAGCCGACGCTCGTGATCGCGCCGACCAGCGTGGTGCCGAACTGGCGTGCGGAGGTTACGAAGTTCGCGCCGTCCTTGCGCATCCTGATGTTGGACGGGCCGCAGCGGAAAAAATACTTCCGCTCGATCCCCTACGCCGACCTCGTGCTAACCTCGTATGCGCTCATCCAGCGCGATATCGAGGCATTGAAGGGTTACACCTTCCACCTCGCTGTGCTCGATGAAGCACAGTATGTGAAGAACCCGACGTCAAAGATGGCACAAGCAGTCTGCCAGCTCGATGCTCGTCACCGTCTCTGTCTCTCTGGCACACCGGTCGAGAACCACCTCGGCGAGCTGTGGAGCTTGATGAAGTTCCTCATGCCCGGCTTTCTCGGTGGGCAGGAGGATTTCAACCGGCGCTTTCGCAATCCGATCGAAAAGGATGGCGACGAAGATCGCCGTCTCGCGCTCAAGACCCGCGTCGCGCCGCTCATCCTGCGCCGCAACAAGACCGAAGTCGCCAAGGAGTTGCCGCCGAAGACGATCCTGATCCATCCGGTCGAGCTGAATACCGGGCAGAAGGATCTCTACGAGACGGTGCGTGCCACGATGGACAAGCGCGTGCGGCAATCGATCGCGATCAAGGGCCTCGAAGGCTCGCGCATGGTGTTCCTCGAAGCGCTGCTCAAGCTCCGCCAAATCTGCTGCGAGCCGAAGCTGCTGAAGTTCGAAGGCGAATCGAAGCTGGAAGCCGACTCCGCCGGATCCGCCAAACTCGACTACCTCGCCGAGTTGCTTGAGACATTGATCGAGGAAGGCCGCCGTATCCTGATTTTCTCGCAGTTCACTTCGATGCTCGAACTCATCGAGCAGCTTCTCCAACTACGAAAGACGCCGTACTTGAAGCTCACCGGCGAGTCGAAGAATCGCGGCGAGCTGGTGGAGAAGTTCCAGACCGGCAACTACCCGGTCTTCCTGATCTCCCTCAAGGCCGGCGGCACCGGCCTCAACCTCACCGCCGCCGACACCGTCATCCACTACGACCCGTGGTGGAACCCCGCCGCCGAGGCCCAGGCGACCGACCGCGCGTATCGCATCGGTCAGACCCAGCCGGTCTTCGTCCACAAGCTCATCTGCCAAGGGACCGTCGAGGAACGCATCCACCAGCTCCAGGCGAAGAAAAGCCAGCTCGCCGACAGCCTCCTCTCCGACGCCGCCCGGGCCGCGGCACCAGATGAAGGGACTTTGGCCGCGCTGCTTGCGCCGCTGGGATAG
- a CDS encoding type II toxin-antitoxin system TacA family antitoxin, whose amino-acid sequence MAHNVAVSGATPKTPKAERLVARVSPDDKRTIERAAALSGQSVASFVVAHARDAAERALERHDRIRLNAEDSRRFVEGLLGPARKVPKAVKEAFEDYRQTVREA is encoded by the coding sequence ATGGCACACAATGTCGCCGTGTCCGGAGCAACTCCCAAGACCCCCAAAGCAGAACGTCTTGTTGCCCGCGTCAGCCCGGACGACAAACGCACGATTGAGCGGGCAGCCGCCTTGTCTGGACAATCCGTGGCGTCTTTTGTCGTTGCCCACGCCCGAGATGCGGCAGAGAGGGCCTTGGAACGACATGACCGGATTCGCCTGAATGCTGAAGACTCCCGACGTTTCGTCGAGGGGCTACTGGGGCCGGCACGCAAGGTTCCGAAAGCAGTAAAAGAAGCATTCGAAGATTATCGTCAAACGGTAAGGGAGGCTTGA
- a CDS encoding TA system VapC family ribonuclease toxin, protein MRALLDVNVLIALLDGSHAFHAKAHGWWAAQSANGWASCPLTENAVVRIMCHPSYSAARRFTAGEIIAALSAFASGTNHCFWHDDLSFRDSSLFDPTRIHGPKQLTDLYLLALAVANGGCLATFDQAIPLSVVKGAGPAHLIVL, encoded by the coding sequence ATGCGTGCCCTGCTGGATGTCAACGTGCTGATCGCGCTACTCGATGGCTCTCACGCGTTTCACGCCAAGGCACATGGGTGGTGGGCTGCACAGTCGGCCAATGGTTGGGCAAGCTGTCCGCTTACCGAAAATGCGGTGGTGCGCATCATGTGCCATCCCTCTTACTCCGCAGCCCGTCGCTTCACCGCGGGGGAGATCATTGCGGCTCTCAGTGCTTTTGCCTCGGGAACGAACCATTGCTTCTGGCACGATGATCTCAGTTTCCGCGACTCTTCTCTTTTTGATCCGACGAGGATCCACGGCCCGAAACAATTGACCGACCTCTACCTGCTCGCTCTCGCCGTGGCAAACGGCGGTTGTCTGGCTACCTTCGATCAAGCCATTCCCCTTTCGGTGGTGAAGGGAGCCGGACCAGCGCATTTGATCGTCCTCTAA
- a CDS encoding 2'-5' RNA ligase family protein, with the protein MSLVFVGEFHDHVPASVIKMASDGCEAAANVLPFPILLDGMVSWSHLVMTAIESPELIEFQASLLKSIRNQGLRCDGNPKFSPHLTLIRDSRKIPPQQIEPITWTASEIVLIDSTEGKHIHLGRWPLSGAP; encoded by the coding sequence ATGAGCTTGGTCTTCGTCGGAGAATTCCATGACCATGTTCCGGCGAGCGTGATCAAGATGGCCTCGGATGGATGCGAAGCTGCGGCTAACGTACTACCCTTTCCCATCTTGCTCGATGGCATGGTAAGCTGGAGCCATCTGGTGATGACGGCCATCGAGAGCCCGGAATTGATCGAGTTCCAAGCGTCGTTGCTGAAATCAATCAGGAATCAAGGCCTTCGCTGCGATGGAAATCCTAAGTTCAGTCCCCATCTTACCTTGATCCGGGACTCAAGGAAGATCCCGCCTCAGCAAATTGAGCCAATCACGTGGACTGCCTCGGAAATCGTTTTGATCGATAGCACGGAGGGCAAACACATTCATCTCGGCCGGTGGCCTTTGTCAGGCGCTCCCTAG
- a CDS encoding aldo/keto reductase, with translation MNTRPFGHSRRQVSEIGLGCWQLGGADWGDLDDARAFEILNAAADAGVTFLDTADVYGRGRSETLIGRFLKERGGEFFVATKLGRMPDLYPDGYSEAGVRAATEASLKRLDVEALDLTQLHCVPPALLERGEIFEWLRKLRDEGKIREFGASVESMDEARTCLAQEGLCSLQIIFNVFRQSPAEIFDECLAKQVGVIVRLPLASGLLAGKMTKDQAFAASDHRNYNRDGQAFNVGETFSGLPFEKGVELADALRPFVPAGMTMADFAQRWILDHEAVSTVITGASRPDQARANGAVSSLAPLPPELHKQLAAFYRSEVAPHVRGPV, from the coding sequence ATGAACACGCGACCCTTCGGGCACTCAAGACGGCAAGTTTCTGAGATTGGCTTGGGCTGCTGGCAGCTGGGCGGGGCGGATTGGGGCGATCTCGATGATGCCCGGGCCTTTGAGATCCTGAACGCTGCGGCAGATGCGGGTGTGACTTTCCTCGATACGGCCGATGTCTATGGCCGTGGACGCAGTGAGACGCTGATCGGACGCTTTCTGAAAGAGCGGGGCGGTGAGTTTTTCGTGGCTACGAAGCTTGGGCGGATGCCCGACTTGTATCCTGATGGCTACAGCGAGGCTGGTGTGCGCGCGGCGACCGAGGCTTCGTTGAAGCGGCTGGATGTGGAGGCGCTCGATCTCACGCAGCTTCACTGCGTGCCGCCCGCGCTGCTGGAACGTGGCGAGATTTTCGAATGGCTGCGCAAGCTGCGCGATGAAGGCAAGATCAGGGAGTTCGGGGCGAGTGTGGAGTCGATGGATGAGGCGCGAACTTGCCTCGCCCAAGAGGGCCTTTGCTCGCTTCAGATCATTTTCAATGTCTTCCGCCAGAGTCCTGCGGAGATCTTCGACGAGTGCCTTGCGAAGCAGGTCGGCGTGATCGTGCGGCTGCCGCTTGCCAGTGGCTTGCTCGCCGGGAAGATGACGAAGGATCAGGCTTTCGCCGCCAGCGATCACCGGAACTACAACCGCGATGGGCAGGCTTTCAACGTGGGCGAGACCTTCTCCGGCCTGCCTTTCGAGAAGGGCGTGGAGCTCGCGGATGCGCTTCGACCGTTCGTGCCGGCCGGCATGACGATGGCCGATTTTGCACAGCGCTGGATCCTCGATCACGAAGCGGTATCCACCGTGATCACCGGAGCTTCCCGGCCGGATCAGGCACGGGCCAATGGGGCGGTGTCATCGCTCGCTCCCTTGCCGCCGGAACTTCACAAGCAGTTGGCGGCGTTTTACCGGAGCGAGGTCGCTCCTCATGTGCGAGGCCCGGTCTAG
- a CDS encoding Gfo/Idh/MocA family protein has protein sequence MSASLSIAILGCGSRGRTYAKIAASFGGRYRLAAAVDPVAVRREAVAALAAEGEVKMFDSAESLFTAGKLADVLIIATQDSQHFGHAMAALEVGYDVLLEKPAAESLERCEAIDRRARELGRRVALCFVLRYTPFYSTAKAVIESGRLGRVISMRTHEGVEPFHQAHSFVRGHWRSSRGSTPMIVAKCSHDADLLCWLGDSPAASLSSYGHRAWFREENAPAGAPARCTDGCPVAKDCLYDAHRYLTDKRRWLGMVMDGADEADDETILDFLRTSPWGRCAYRCDNDVVDHQVLACVLENGITATHTMTAFDYGRAIEIYGTKASLKGGLPYHEAGAPELWLRHHDDGRIEPVEIVKNADEGYAGHGGGDYGIVDSLDRLFQGSHALPPGLDGLAGHRLAFQAEASRVHRGVPMA, from the coding sequence GTGTCTGCTTCCCTGTCCATCGCCATCCTCGGCTGCGGTTCCCGTGGCCGGACTTATGCGAAAATCGCTGCGTCATTCGGTGGCCGTTATCGTCTTGCCGCAGCGGTGGATCCGGTGGCGGTGAGGCGCGAGGCAGTAGCTGCGTTGGCGGCGGAGGGAGAGGTGAAGATGTTCGATTCGGCGGAGTCGCTTTTCACGGCGGGGAAGCTGGCGGATGTGCTGATCATCGCGACGCAGGACTCGCAGCATTTCGGTCATGCGATGGCGGCGTTGGAAGTGGGATATGATGTTCTGTTAGAGAAGCCCGCGGCGGAGTCGTTGGAACGTTGTGAGGCGATCGATCGACGCGCGCGCGAGCTGGGGCGGCGGGTGGCACTGTGCTTCGTGCTGCGTTACACGCCGTTCTATTCGACGGCGAAGGCGGTGATCGAAAGCGGCCGGCTCGGGCGGGTGATTTCGATGCGCACGCATGAGGGCGTGGAGCCATTCCACCAGGCGCATTCTTTCGTGCGGGGCCACTGGAGAAGTTCGCGCGGCTCGACGCCGATGATCGTGGCGAAGTGTTCGCACGATGCGGATCTGCTGTGCTGGCTTGGGGACTCACCGGCGGCGTCCCTTTCTTCCTATGGACATCGTGCTTGGTTCCGCGAGGAGAATGCGCCTGCCGGGGCACCCGCGCGCTGCACGGATGGTTGTCCGGTGGCGAAGGATTGCCTCTACGATGCGCATCGCTACCTCACTGACAAGCGCCGCTGGCTGGGCATGGTGATGGACGGTGCGGATGAGGCCGATGATGAGACGATTCTCGATTTCCTGCGCACCTCGCCGTGGGGCCGCTGCGCGTATCGATGTGACAATGATGTGGTGGATCACCAGGTGCTCGCGTGCGTGCTGGAGAATGGCATCACGGCGACCCACACCATGACCGCCTTTGACTATGGTCGTGCGATCGAGATTTATGGCACGAAGGCATCGTTGAAGGGTGGCCTGCCTTATCACGAAGCGGGAGCGCCGGAGCTGTGGCTGCGGCATCACGACGATGGCCGGATCGAGCCGGTGGAAATCGTGAAGAACGCCGACGAAGGCTATGCCGGTCACGGAGGCGGTGACTATGGGATCGTGGATTCGCTCGACCGCCTGTTCCAAGGCTCTCATGCGCTGCCGCCGGGCCTGGATGGCTTGGCTGGTCATCGCCTTGCATTCCAAGCGGAAGCTTCCCGTGTGCACCGGGGCGTGCCGATGGCTTAA
- a CDS encoding D-hexose-6-phosphate mutarotase, with protein MIAPPACIRLTYPATDYPVLEIDHPSCRARVALHGAHVMEWQPAGHAPVLYCSPETVLREGKAIRGGIPICWPWFNAHPTDPSKPAHGIARTRFWELTDSQDGGESVELRFELRSDEKARAIWDQEFHAIVEIRLGAELQVSLISHNTGSTAFRETGALHTYLAVDDIANVKVAGLEGLAFVETAGGKRENGMQEGEVRIEGEVDRIYASTSTATLRNGARTIRVHKHGSASTIVWNPGPEKAAKLGDMPAEDFRRFVCVETANAPGAEITVAPGERHVLRTRIALG; from the coding sequence ATGATCGCGCCGCCTGCCTGCATTCGCCTGACCTATCCTGCCACGGATTACCCGGTGCTGGAGATCGATCACCCGTCCTGCCGGGCGCGGGTGGCGCTGCATGGGGCGCACGTGATGGAGTGGCAGCCTGCAGGCCACGCGCCGGTGCTGTATTGCAGCCCGGAGACCGTCTTGCGCGAAGGCAAGGCGATCCGCGGTGGCATCCCGATCTGCTGGCCGTGGTTCAATGCGCACCCGACCGATCCATCGAAGCCTGCGCATGGCATCGCACGCACGCGGTTCTGGGAATTGACCGACAGTCAGGATGGCGGCGAGTCGGTGGAGCTGCGCTTCGAGCTGAGGTCGGATGAAAAGGCGCGGGCGATCTGGGACCAAGAGTTCCACGCCATCGTCGAAATCCGGCTGGGGGCGGAGCTGCAGGTGTCGCTGATCTCGCACAATACCGGCAGCACCGCCTTTCGCGAGACAGGAGCGCTGCACACCTACCTGGCAGTGGATGACATCGCCAACGTGAAGGTCGCCGGGTTGGAAGGCCTGGCATTCGTCGAAACCGCCGGCGGAAAGCGAGAGAACGGCATGCAGGAGGGTGAAGTCCGGATCGAAGGCGAAGTCGACCGAATCTACGCTTCCACCTCCACAGCCACCCTGCGCAATGGCGCGCGGACGATCCGCGTCCACAAGCACGGCAGCGCGTCCACCATCGTCTGGAATCCCGGTCCGGAGAAGGCAGCAAAGCTTGGTGACATGCCAGCGGAGGATTTCCGACGCTTCGTGTGCGTCGAGACGGCGAATGCGCCCGGTGCGGAAATCACCGTGGCTCCGGGTGAGCGTCATGTGTTGCGGACGCGAATCGCGCTCGGTTGA
- the bla gene encoding class A beta-lactamase, whose protein sequence is MTATLRTLSTITLVLFSGIASAVADDASAREKAFTEGMAKLESRHQGRLGVAALNLGDRISFSHRGGERFAMCSTFKFLLAAAVAARVDAGDEQWDRKISYGKKDLIPWTPVTGKEENLKAGSMTVADLCEASMTWSDNTAANLLLGTVGGPEGLTRYLRSIGDTTTRLDRNEPELNSNVSGDERDTSTPDTMIATMEKLLFGKPLRDPSKGKLIGWLVANHTGDKRIRAAMDPAWKVGDKTGTGENGAANDVAVVWTADRKPFLIVVFYESATATPEQRDAVIADAAKLVREALVVEK, encoded by the coding sequence ATGACCGCCACGCTCCGGACTCTATCCACCATCACGCTCGTGCTTTTCAGTGGGATCGCATCTGCCGTGGCGGATGATGCATCTGCCCGCGAAAAGGCGTTCACGGAAGGCATGGCGAAGCTGGAGTCCCGCCACCAGGGCCGGCTCGGCGTGGCTGCGCTGAACCTCGGGGACAGGATCAGCTTTTCCCACCGCGGCGGTGAGCGCTTCGCCATGTGCAGCACCTTCAAGTTCCTCCTCGCCGCCGCCGTCGCGGCACGGGTCGATGCCGGTGACGAGCAATGGGACCGCAAGATCTCCTACGGAAAAAAGGACCTCATCCCGTGGACTCCGGTGACCGGCAAGGAGGAGAACCTCAAGGCGGGCTCCATGACCGTCGCGGACTTGTGCGAGGCGTCCATGACGTGGAGCGACAATACCGCTGCCAATCTCCTCCTCGGCACCGTCGGCGGCCCGGAGGGCCTCACACGCTATCTCCGCTCGATCGGCGACACGACCACGCGACTCGATCGCAATGAACCGGAGCTCAACTCAAACGTCAGCGGCGATGAACGCGATACCAGTACCCCGGACACAATGATCGCGACCATGGAGAAACTGCTCTTCGGCAAGCCCCTCAGGGACCCGTCGAAGGGAAAGCTCATCGGCTGGCTAGTCGCCAATCACACCGGCGACAAGCGCATCCGCGCCGCGATGGACCCCGCCTGGAAAGTCGGCGACAAAACCGGCACCGGCGAGAACGGCGCCGCGAATGACGTCGCGGTCGTTTGGACGGCCGATCGCAAACCGTTCCTCATCGTAGTCTTCTACGAGTCCGCTACGGCGACACCCGAGCAACGCGACGCCGTCATTGCCGACGCGGCGAAGCTGGTTCGCGAAGCGCTGGTGGTGGAGAAGTGA
- a CDS encoding AAA family ATPase → MLRSLHVRGYRSLRDFRVKFGRITVITGENGVGKSNLYRSLALLQRMAEGRFAEAVEAEGGMPGLMWAGTRRKKDEPRRVGWEIEDDHFVFTHECGLIPTTPGDPTMFRTDPDIKTEVIRLGGKQGRPMAKRAATSISLRGEDGKMGTIPLPFHLPESMLNEVRDGLRYPALTAVRETLLSWRFYHHFRVDPESPLRRPRVGFWSPILASDGANLAANLQSIAESGREDLLDEAVGKAFPGSQWRAVDDQHRFQLQLSRGELGRWLDASELSDGTLRFFCLCAALLTPKPPPLLVFNEPESSLHTSLLEPLADLMAKVPKETQLIVVTHARELAEQIRERAEAKWIKLVSFQGETRLEGDEGTGRTWTFDEE, encoded by the coding sequence GTGCTCCGCTCCCTCCATGTCCGCGGCTATCGCTCGCTCCGGGATTTCCGGGTGAAGTTCGGGCGGATCACCGTGATCACCGGCGAGAACGGCGTGGGGAAATCCAATCTCTATCGCTCGCTCGCGCTGCTCCAGCGGATGGCCGAGGGGCGCTTCGCCGAGGCGGTCGAGGCCGAGGGCGGCATGCCGGGCCTGATGTGGGCGGGCACGCGGAGAAAGAAAGATGAACCGCGGCGGGTCGGCTGGGAGATCGAGGACGACCATTTCGTCTTCACCCATGAGTGCGGCCTGATCCCGACGACGCCGGGCGATCCCACGATGTTCCGCACCGACCCCGACATCAAAACGGAGGTCATCCGGCTCGGTGGCAAGCAAGGCCGGCCGATGGCGAAGCGAGCAGCGACCTCGATCAGCCTGCGCGGCGAAGATGGGAAAATGGGGACCATTCCCCTGCCCTTTCACTTGCCCGAGTCGATGCTCAACGAAGTGCGCGACGGGCTGCGCTACCCTGCTCTGACGGCGGTGCGGGAGACGCTGTTGAGCTGGCGCTTCTACCACCACTTCCGCGTCGATCCGGAGTCGCCATTGCGCCGACCGCGGGTTGGATTCTGGTCGCCGATCCTGGCGAGCGATGGCGCGAATCTGGCGGCGAACTTGCAAAGCATCGCCGAATCCGGGCGGGAGGATTTGCTGGATGAAGCGGTGGGAAAGGCGTTTCCGGGGAGCCAATGGCGGGCGGTAGATGACCAGCACCGCTTCCAACTCCAGCTCTCCCGTGGTGAACTCGGACGGTGGCTGGATGCGAGCGAGCTGTCCGATGGCACGCTGCGCTTCTTCTGCTTGTGCGCCGCATTGCTGACACCGAAGCCGCCGCCGCTGCTGGTTTTCAATGAACCCGAGAGCAGCCTGCACACCTCATTGCTGGAACCACTGGCGGACTTAATGGCGAAGGTGCCGAAGGAGACCCAGCTCATCGTAGTGACCCACGCGCGGGAGCTGGCGGAGCAGATCCGCGAGCGAGCCGAGGCGAAATGGATCAAGCTGGTCTCTTTCCAAGGAGAAACCCGGCTGGAAGGTGACGAAGGGACCGGGAGGACCTGGACCTTCGACGAGGAATAG